The Roseovarius indicus genome has a segment encoding these proteins:
- a CDS encoding LacI family DNA-binding transcriptional regulator has protein sequence MKSKSGATSKDLARAAGVSQATVSRVFRGEASVNADTRERVLEAARQIDYRPNVLARAMRTSRLGVIGVVVARLSNPLYTEILCALNEVLADKELKVVLWDTEGTGETAAIDSISQSLVDGVIFAAVTRSSPVLEEAIRSAAPLVLINRTIDDLSCDQVSSDNRAGGAAVASYLLDHGRRRIGFISGSLEVSTVRDREAGFLEELERRGVTLESSLTRRVPFSHESGRTAMQSLLDLADPPDAVFCANDLLALGALDGAFEAGVRVPEECWVVGFDDVEQASWSTLSLTTVRQPVRKIVEDGVALLLERLAQPELEPRRIVHPVDMMIRRSTARARKGGQKDKAE, from the coding sequence GCGCGTGTTCCGGGGCGAGGCGAGCGTCAATGCCGACACCCGCGAGCGCGTTCTCGAAGCGGCAAGGCAGATCGATTACCGGCCCAACGTGCTGGCGCGGGCCATGCGCACCAGCCGCCTTGGGGTGATCGGCGTGGTCGTCGCCCGCCTCAGCAACCCGCTTTACACCGAGATCCTGTGTGCCCTGAACGAGGTGCTGGCCGACAAGGAGCTGAAGGTTGTCCTGTGGGACACGGAAGGCACGGGCGAGACCGCCGCCATCGACTCGATCAGCCAGTCGCTGGTCGACGGGGTGATCTTTGCCGCCGTGACGCGCAGCTCTCCGGTTCTGGAAGAGGCGATCCGCTCGGCCGCGCCGCTGGTGCTGATCAACCGGACGATCGACGACCTGAGCTGTGACCAGGTGTCGAGCGACAACCGCGCGGGCGGGGCGGCGGTGGCGAGCTACCTGCTCGACCACGGGCGCAGGCGGATCGGGTTCATCAGCGGCTCGCTGGAGGTGAGCACGGTGCGCGACCGCGAGGCGGGGTTCCTCGAGGAACTGGAGCGGCGCGGCGTGACGCTGGAAAGCTCGCTCACCCGCCGGGTGCCGTTCTCGCATGAAAGCGGACGGACGGCGATGCAGTCGCTGCTCGACCTGGCCGACCCGCCCGACGCGGTGTTCTGCGCCAACGACCTGCTGGCGCTCGGCGCGCTCGACGGGGCGTTCGAGGCGGGCGTCCGGGTGCCCGAGGAGTGCTGGGTCGTGGGGTTCGACGATGTGGAACAGGCGTCGTGGTCGACCCTGTCGCTGACAACGGTGCGCCAGCCGGTGCGCAAGATCGTCGAGGATGGCGTGGCGCTGCTGCTCGAACGGCTGGCCCAGCCGGAACTGGAACCAAGGCGCATCGTGCACCCGGTCGACATGATGATCCGGCGCAGCACGGCGCGGGCCCGCAAGGGCGGGCAGAAGGACAAGGCGGAATGA